From the genome of Deltaproteobacteria bacterium, one region includes:
- a CDS encoding ATP phosphoribosyltransferase, translating into MKKLKFGIPKGSLQSATISLFEKSGWKINVNGRSYFPEINDHALDITICRAQEMSLYVENGTLDAGLTGRDWIEENQSDVKVLDNLIYSKVSQRPARWVLAVPADSPIEKLEDLQGKKISTELVNFTKRYFKERNIDVRVSFSWGATEGKAVSGLADAIVEVTETGSTIKAHGLKIIHELMESHTQMIANREAYRVPWKREKMEQIILLLKGALRAENMVGVKMNVPKDKLEDVIRLLPSLNSPTVASLYNMPWFSVEAIINSALVRDLIPQLLKAGAEGIIEYPLNKVI; encoded by the coding sequence ATGAAGAAACTCAAGTTCGGAATACCCAAAGGGAGCCTCCAGTCCGCGACCATCAGCCTCTTTGAGAAGTCGGGCTGGAAAATCAATGTCAATGGAAGGAGTTATTTTCCGGAGATCAACGATCATGCCCTGGATATCACCATATGCAGGGCCCAGGAGATGTCCCTCTACGTTGAAAACGGGACCCTGGACGCGGGTCTGACCGGGAGGGACTGGATCGAAGAGAACCAGTCGGACGTCAAGGTGCTGGACAACCTGATCTATTCCAAGGTCAGCCAGCGGCCGGCACGGTGGGTTCTGGCGGTTCCCGCCGACTCTCCCATAGAGAAACTTGAGGACCTCCAGGGCAAGAAGATCTCAACAGAACTGGTCAATTTCACAAAGCGTTATTTCAAGGAGAGAAACATCGACGTCCGGGTCAGCTTTTCCTGGGGGGCCACGGAGGGTAAGGCGGTATCCGGATTGGCGGACGCCATCGTGGAAGTGACGGAGACGGGGAGCACCATCAAGGCCCACGGCCTCAAGATCATCCATGAGCTGATGGAGTCCCACACCCAGATGATCGCAAACCGGGAGGCCTACCGGGTTCCCTGGAAGCGGGAGAAGATGGAGCAGATCATCCTTCTGCTCAAGGGGGCCTTAAGGGCGGAAAACATGGTGGGCGTCAAGATGAACGTTCCCAAGGATAAACTGGAGGACGTCATCAGGCTCCTTCCGAGCCTCAATTCGCCCACTGTTGCCAGCCTCTACAACATGCCCTGGTTTTCCGTGGAGGCAATCATCAATTCGGCCCTGGTCAGGGATCTGATCCCCCAGCTCCTCAAGGCGGGCGCGGAAGGAATTATCGAATATCCTCTCAACAAGGTGATATGA
- a CDS encoding tetratricopeptide repeat protein, giving the protein MKGFRTIWPVCLLLAAVLIGCAPTGKTVPGKPKVTPKSRAEAKEKLGLSMIEEGNLQMGLKELLEARDLDPGNPDIHLGIGIAYRKLGEYAKAVTYFQRALALKPDFPDAHNNLGMVYALMGRWEKAIDLFEKAISNYKYERRHTAFENLGTVYFYRGDYRQAVVNYQKALRLEPDYSPAYEKMGLAYERLKEWDHALFAYRQAVRLEPRNPLPHLYLGRLCFQLKRYEDAETALRSAIRNDVTGIVAQEARRLLREIKKAREGKGS; this is encoded by the coding sequence ATGAAAGGATTCAGGACGATCTGGCCGGTGTGCCTGTTGCTGGCGGCGGTGCTCATAGGGTGTGCCCCCACAGGCAAAACCGTGCCGGGGAAACCCAAGGTCACGCCCAAAAGCCGGGCCGAGGCCAAGGAGAAACTTGGGCTGTCCATGATCGAGGAAGGAAATCTCCAGATGGGGCTCAAGGAGTTGCTGGAGGCCCGCGATCTGGACCCAGGGAACCCTGATATCCACCTCGGCATCGGTATCGCCTACCGAAAGCTTGGAGAATATGCCAAGGCGGTAACCTATTTTCAGCGTGCCCTCGCCCTCAAGCCCGATTTCCCGGACGCCCATAATAACCTGGGGATGGTTTACGCCCTCATGGGGAGATGGGAGAAGGCCATCGACCTGTTCGAGAAGGCCATCAGTAATTACAAGTATGAACGGAGACATACCGCCTTTGAAAACCTGGGGACGGTGTACTTTTACAGAGGGGATTACCGCCAGGCCGTGGTCAATTACCAAAAAGCCTTGAGACTGGAGCCCGATTACAGCCCTGCCTATGAAAAGATGGGCCTGGCCTACGAAAGGTTGAAGGAGTGGGATCATGCCCTTTTCGCCTACCGACAGGCCGTCAGATTGGAACCCCGAAACCCCCTGCCTCATCTCTACCTCGGCAGGCTCTGTTTCCAACTCAAGCGATACGAGGACGCGGAAACGGCCCTACGAAGTGCCATCAGGAACGACGTGACAGGAATAGTAGCCCAGGAAGCACGGAGGCTTTTAAGGGAGATCAAGAAGGCTCGGGAAGGGAAGGGGTCATAG
- the hisI gene encoding phosphoribosyl-AMP cyclohydrolase, whose protein sequence is MIRLDFAKGNGLLPAIVQDRATGKVLMMAYINDESWRKTLETGETHFWSRSRQELWHKGGTSGHVQKVREIYVDCDDDTVLFVVDQVGGAACHTGYETCFHKKIGPRGEVTVVGKKIFDPGKVYKE, encoded by the coding sequence ATGATCCGGTTGGATTTTGCAAAGGGGAACGGGCTTCTGCCCGCCATCGTCCAGGACCGGGCAACAGGAAAGGTCTTGATGATGGCTTACATCAACGACGAGTCCTGGAGGAAGACCCTGGAGACAGGGGAGACCCATTTCTGGAGTCGGTCCCGGCAAGAGTTATGGCACAAGGGGGGCACATCCGGCCATGTCCAGAAGGTGCGGGAGATCTACGTGGACTGTGATGACGACACAGTCCTCTTTGTCGTCGATCAGGTGGGCGGAGCAGCTTGCCATACAGGGTATGAGACCTGTTTTCACAAGAAGATCGGTCCCCGGGGAGAGGTCACCGTGGTGGGGAAAAAAATTTTTGATCCAGGGAAGGTTTACAAGGAATGA